The following coding sequences are from one Neovison vison isolate M4711 chromosome X, ASM_NN_V1, whole genome shotgun sequence window:
- the LOC122896694 gene encoding serine/threonine-protein phosphatase 4 regulatory subunit 3B-like: MERGKPKMEVRGNGTRGNSPDLRNHQRPPERYFSAIFHRNFPLPPPEQWSLPQQRQLQSTPGTSDPAAPHTETNTGDGKPAVAITDTRYLVKVYSLNENQQWDDLGTGHVSSTYVKHLQGVSLLVRSDSQASLILESKINSNTPYQKQQETLIIWSEGENHGVALSFQDTEGCHKIWEEICHIQGKDPSIEITQDLLEESKEEQLHDVLETNNVFDLPNCELCKLEEIADFITAVLASPIRKERLALILENDDYIKNLLQLFHTCEDLGNTAGLHHLHTIIKSILFLNKTALFEIMFSAECIMDVVGCLEYDPASAQPKRHREFLTQNARFKEVVPITNGELTQKIHQTYRIQYIYDILLPAPSMYEENFLSSLTTFIFLNKVEIVSMLQDENFLSEVFAQLKNAAIDDDRRRELLLFFKEFCAFSQTLQPPKKDALFKTLTELGILPVLKIVMSMEDLQIRSAATDIFTYLVEYSPSMIREFIMEEAQESEDGNLFINLVIEQMICDTDPELGGAVHLMGLLRTLLDPENMHATSTKCERSEFLNFFYKHCIYNFIAPLFATTSEDICEGDSEVGSDENNTHCLSSLRFMRRMIGLKDELYNCYIIKGNLFEPVVKALLGNGTRYNMLNSAVIELFEYIRAENIKSLITHIVDKFYKALESIEYVQTFKGLKIKYEQEKDRQNQIRKNLHSILHSKILRRSIRVMDKKEENCLKGNSEEGEATMPPLEDDFQDRFKFMETKKTKENEDKVAPPKRLSSGGYKYTSSHSAAAANGTRSLQGSSTVGLMNLPEDDENDKEDETSPRKKPHLSL; this comes from the exons ATGGAGAGAGGGAAACCTAAGATGGAAGTGAGAGGAAATGGGACTCGAGGGAACTCTCCAGACCTCAGGAACCACCAGCGTCCACCTGAacgctacttctctgccatcttccacCGTAATTTTCCCCTCCCGCCACCTGAGCAATGGTCGCTGCCACAACAGCGACAACTACAGTCAACTCCGGGCACAAGCGACCCAGCGGCCCCCCATACCGAGACCAACACTGGGGACGGGAAGCCAGCGGTCGCCATTACCGACACACGGTATCTTGTAAAAGTCTACTCACTGAACGAGAACCAACAATGGGATGATCTCGGCACCGGGCACGTCTCCTCTACTTACGTGAAGCACCTCCAGGGTGTGTCCCTGCTCGTTAGGTCAGATTCCCAGGCCTCACTAATCTTGGaatcaaagataaattcaaatacGCCCTATCAGAAACAACAGGAAACCCTGATTATTTGGTCTGAAGGAGAGAACCATGGTGTGGCATTAAGTTTCCAGGACACTGAGGGTTGCCATAAGATCTGGGAAGAAATTTGCCACATTCAGGGAAAAGACCCATCCATCGAAATCACACAAGATCTCTTGGAGGAATCCAAAGAGGAACAACTGCATGACGTCCTGGAAACCAATAATGTGTTTGACCTGCCTAACTGTGAACTCTGTAAACTTGAGGAGATTGCTGACTTCATTACCGCCGTTCTCGCTTCACCGATCCGTAAGGAGAGACTGGCTCTGATCTTAGAAAATGACGACTATATTAAAAATTTGCTGCAGCTGTTCCACACTTGTGAGGACCTAGGGAACACTGCAGGCTTACATCATTTGCATACAATTATTAAAAGCATCTTATTCCTTAACAAGACAGCTCTGTTTGAGATCATGTTTTCTGCTGAGTGTATCATGGATGTGGTGGGATGTCTTGAATATGACCCTGCTTCGGCTCAGCCAAAAAGGCATAGGGAATTCTTGACCCAAAATGCAAGGTTCAAGGAAGTTGTACCAATAACAAACGGTGAACTTACGCAAAAAATACATCAGACATATAGGATACAGTACATCTATGACATACTTTTGCCAGCACCATCCATGTATGAAGAGAACTTTCTTTCTAGTCttacaacttttattttcctcaacAAGGTTGAGATAGTCAGCATGTTGCAGGACGAAAACTTTTTGTCTGAAGTCTTTGCACAGTTAAAGAATGCGGCAATAGATGATGATAGACGGCGTGAATTGCTACTTTTCTTCAAGGAATTCTGTGCATTTTCTCAGACATTACAGCCTCCAAAGAAGGATGCTCTGTTCAAAACACTGACAGAATTGGGAATTCTTCCTGTTCTTAAAATCGTAATGAGCATGGAGGATTTGCAAATAAGGTCAGCTGCTACTGATATATTTACTTATCTCGTGGAGTATAGTCCATCCATGATTCGAGAATTTATCATGGAGGAAGCCCAGGAGAGTGAAGACGGTAACCTTTTCATTAATTTAGTCATTGAGCAAATGATCTGCGATACTGATCCTGAGCTAGGAGGTGCTGTTCATTTAATGGGACTTCTTCGTACTCTTCTTGATCCAGAAAACATGCATGCAACATCTACTAAATGTGAAAGAAGTGAATTCCTAAATTTTTTCTACAAGCATTGTATATACAACTTCATAGCACCACTTTTTGCCACCACTTCGGAAGATATATGTGAAGGGGATAGTGAAGTTGGATCCGACGAAAACAACACACATTG CTTGAGTTCGCTCCGCTTTATGAGAAGGATGATTGGCCTTAAAGATGAACTTTATAATTGTTACATCATCAAGGGAAATCTTTTTGAACCAGTTGTCAAAGCTCTTCTGGGTAACGGAACTCGGTACAATATGTTGAATTCAGCTGTTATTGAGCTGTTTGAATACATAAGAGCAGAAAATATCAAATCTCTTATTACACATATAGTTGACAAGTTTTATAAGGCACTTGAATCGATTGAATATGTCCAGACATTCAAAGGATTGAAGATTAAATATGAACAAGAAAAAGACCGTCAGAATCAAATACGGAAGAATTTACATTCTATCCTGCATAGTAAAATACTTCGCAGGAGTATCAGAGTCATggacaagaaggaagaaaactgtcttaaaggaaattcagaggaaggagaagcaacTATGCCACCACTGGAAGACGATTTTCAAGATCGTTTCAAATTTATGGAGactaaaaaaacaaaggaaaatgaagacaagGTAGCTCCTCCTAAAAGATTATCTTCAGGGGGCTACAAATACACCTCATCccattctgctgctgctgctaatgGAACACGTAGCCTGCAGGGTAGCAGCACTGTTGGCTTAATGAATCTTCCCGAAGATGATGAAAATGATAAGGAAGATGAAACATCTCCCAGGAAGAAACCACATCTTAGCCTGTAA